The DNA region CTAAGTAGAGAATCACAAAAGTGGTTCTCTTTTTTTATCATTAAGAATATGACCGACCTTCCCGGAAAAGCCATTTACGATTTCCATTTCAACAAAAGCAAAAAGAAGCTTTTTATCCACGATACTTTCGGGCCGAAAGTGGAGATGCCGGTTTCCTATTATTTCAGAAGCTTTGCAAAAATGCCGGAATTGGAGAAGATTGCTTTGGAAAATTGGAGGGGAAAAATTCTCGATATCGGTGCTGCTGCAGGTTCCCACGCTCTTGAACTTCAGAAAAAAGGTTCTGATGTAGCCGCACTCGAAATTTCTCCTTCCGCTTGTGAAGTCATTAAAGACAGGGGAGTAGAGAATGTTATTAATGAAGATTATTTCAAATTCTCTGGTGAAAAATTCGATACTTTGCTTTTGCTGATGAACGGTGTCGGAATTTCTTCAACACTCGATGGATTCAGAAGATTTCTAAAAAAATCTGAATCACTATTAAGTGATGGCGGACAAATTATTTTTGATTCCTGCGACGTTGATTATATGTATGAAGACGGAGCGCGACAGTTCAACGAATATTATGGCGAAATCAACTTCCGGTACGAGTATGGCGGAGAATTGACCGATTGGTTTACCTGGCTTTATATGGATCAGGAAACAATGATCCGAATCGCGAACGAATCAGGATTTGACTGTGAGATTCTATTCGAGGACGAAAACAGCCAGTATTTGGCAAAACTGTCACGTAAGTCCTAAAATCCTAATGAATCTCCACCGCCACGTAATCGCTTTCGTTCCCTAATCTGTCCACCGCTTTTAAGGCAAGATCCGTTAAATGGACGCCGGATTTCACCAAAGGTAATTTCAATGAATGTTCGTCGCCATTCAGGATTTCGGTTTCCCATCGGTTGCCGTATTTTGAATAAAGAATGAAATGTTTTGGCTGTTGCGGATTTCTGGAAAGCCAGTGGATTTCGGCGTTGTTGCCGCTTTTTCTTGCTGTGAGTTCGGGTTGCAGAACGGGTTCCGTCTTAATCCACGTTGAAGCGGGAACCAGCGCTTTTTCGCGGTACAGATTTTTCACCGCATTCAGCATTGCCGGATTTTTCGTCAATCCATCGATGCTGTAATGGATTTCGCCTGCTGTGTTTTTCGGCAGCGTTCGTCGGATGGTGTTCATTTGTCCCATAATTTCAGAGGGTTTGTCGGAAACTTTTACGCCCACGGTATTTAAACCCGGCCACAAATGAATGTTCTTAATGTTTTCGTCTTTCCACCATTTCAGGAGCGAGGAGAAACTTTGCGGTCCGCCTTCCTTCCAGTAAAGCTGTGGCGAATAATAATCGCACCAACCTTCATTAAGCCAAAGTTTTGCATCGGCATAAAGTTCGTCGTACTGCGAACTTCCGGTAATTCCCGCAGGAAATCCGGGTTTCCAGATTCCGAAAGGAGAGATCCCGAACCGAACATACGATTTCTCTTTTTTGATCTCGTCGTGGATTCGCTTGATGAATTTATTCACATTGGCTCTTCTCCAATCCGCTCTGGAAAGTTGGCCACCCGAATTTTTGTAGCTGTTCCAGGTTTTTGAGTCGGGGAAATCTGCACCGCCGTTGTATTCTTTGTACGGATAAAAGTAATCGTCGATATGGATTGCATCGATGTCGTAGCGTTTCACAATGTCCTTGATCACATTCGAAACATGATCCTGCGTTTTCTGATCGGAAGGATCCATCCAGTACATCCCGTTTCGGAGGCGGTAGGTTTGCTCCCTCATTTTGCTCGCCATACTTTCCGAAGTCACTGCACCTCCCGTCGTGTGATGCGCGCGATACGGATTCAGCCACACGTGAAGTTCCATCCCGCGTTTGTGCGCCTCGGAAATCCAGAATTCCAAAGGATCGTAATAAGGTGATGGAGATTTGCCGATACTTCCAGTCAGGAAATAAGACCAAGGTTCCAAATCACTTTTGTACAGCGCATCCGCAGAAGGTCGCGCCTGAAAAATCACCGCATTGAAATTGGCTTTCTGTAGCATATCCAGAATTCTCACCGCTTCTGCCTTCTGCTGTTCGGTAGAAAGATTATTTTTCGATGGCCAGTTGATATTTGCCACCGTCGCGATCCACGCTGCACGAAATTCGCGGTTGACTTCAGGAAGAACAAGCTTCTTGGTTTGTGCGTTCTCAGAAGTCGGTTTTACAACGGGTTTCGTCGCAACTCTCGGCTCTTGGCTTTTTTTACTTGGTTCTTGGCTCTTTTGGGAAGCACAGGAAGCGATTAAGATTCCTGAAAATATGGTGAGGGTGAGTTTGCGGATGTTCATGGAGGCAAAAATAGGGGAAATAAAATAAAAAAATAATTGTGACCGATCAGCCACAATTACTTAGAGCTTGTTTAAATTTTATTCAAAAAAAAATTATATCGGAAATTTTCTTTACCCCGTCCCTAAAGGGAGGAAAATTTCCTTCCAAATAAACCTGAATTTGCTCCTTTTAGGGTTGGGGAAAACAAATTCAGGTTTATTTGGTAAAATTTAAACAGGCTCTTAATCAATATTTAATCTATGAAAATATGCAGTGAAATTATATCTTTTCTACTAAAGATTCATAAAGTTTAATTCTCCAATAATCCCTAGAAACAACATCTTCATTTTCAAACAATTCTTCTGACCTCATCAGCAAAAGAACCATTGCTGCACTTCAGGAACTCAAAGCCAAAGGTGTGAAATTGAGAACTCCACATAATTTAACTGCCAAAGCCAGAAAAATGGGAAGCGAGGCGATGAGGTTGAAGGCTCTTCAAAATGAGAATAACCAGAAAGCAACTGCCCTCATTGTTTCATTACGAAATGCCGGAAACAGTTACGGGAAGATTGCGGATGAGTTGAACAAAAGCGGATTCAAAACCAGCAGAGCTGTGAATTTACCTCGTCTCAGGTTTTGATTTTGTATGATAGATTTTACAACCCAAATAGAGGCTTAAAATCCCTTTAAACTTTAAAGGCAAAGATATCGTGCCGTTAAACTGAAAAACCTAACTTTTGTTCGAAAAAAATTTGACAGATAGATATAGAAAGTTTCCACTTTTTTCTACCGATTCCGTACCAGATCAAAAATCAAAATTTTGAATTTTCATCGAAACCAATTACTTTAATTCTTTTCTTTCTGTATATTTAAGCATTCATTATAATATGTTTTCCAGGTTCTGTATTTTTTATTTGCTGTTTTTTAATCTATTTACTGTTTTTTCGCAGCAGAATAATTTTATTCTATTTTCACAATTAGAAAAAATGATTTCAAACGGAGATTGCGAAAAGGTATTATCAGTTATGGATTCCTATAAAATTCCGGAAGATAATCTTTTACAGAAAGCAAAATTTTACTATTATAAAGCAACCGCACTCAACCAGTGTGAGGATTATAAAGCAGCAGAAAAAATATTGCAAAATCTTTTAAAAAATCATAAAAATCTGCTTATAAAAAACAGGAAACTGCTGGGTAAAACCTATTTTCAGCTCGCTTATTCCGCCAGCGGAAATTACAATCAGAAACACGAAATTTATTACACGCAGAAAGCGTTGGAAGTAATGGAGAAGTCGCCCAATCTTTTTGAGAAGGCCGAGATCATCTCTACATACAATGATCTTTTTTATTACCAGAATAACTACAATGATCATAATGGCTTAGACAGAACAGAAAGGAAATTCCGGGAAATGGTTAAAAAAATCCCTGCTACAGACAAAAATTTTCCACACGCAAGAAGAGTCTTCAGAAAAATGCAGATCATTATTGCTTTGATGAATAAAAAACCTGACGAAGCCATTGCTATGCTGAACATTTTCCTGAAAGAAACTGCTTCCGCAACTGAAGAAGACCAAAATTACATCAATTCCTGCTATTCAGAGATCGCAGGATTTTATTACAATGAGCAGGATTTTTTAAAATGCATCAACGCTTCGGAAAGATCAGCAAGTTATGCTCTGAAAACCAATTATCCGCATTATAGGATGATTGCCTTTTCCAAAATCGCAGCATCTTATCTGAAGCTGGGAAAATATGAAAAAGCGCTTATGTATATCAACTCATCTCTGGATTTGATAAAACAGAAAAAAGACTTCAACTCCAGCATTTATTCTTTGAATACGATGAAAGCATTGGCTTTTGCAGGTTTGGGAGAATATCAGAAAGCAGCTATTCTTGTCGAAAAGAACATTACGGAAATCATTCTGAAAAAAACAGGAAAGCAAACAAGAATAGAAGATTTGGATTTTAGGGAGTTCAATGATCTCAATTCTAATTATTTCATCAATATTTTTGCTACCTCGGGACATATTTTTCTGAATAAATACAAAAAAGAATACAACAAAAGCGATTTGCAAAAAGCGGAGAATTTATTTCTGATCTCATCAGAAATGTTTCAGGAATTTTATCTCAAAGGCGAGTTTAACCCTTTGTTGCATAGTCTTCATACTAAAATTGCGGAAGGACTTCTGAATATTGCTTTTGAAAAATACCCGAATAACCAAGGCAAAACAACAGAAATTATCGGTCTTATAGAGCGTAATTCTTCTAAACATCTTTATAAAGAATTCATTCGGAAGAGAAATATTCCGGATGATGTTTCTGCAAGTTTTCGGATCTTAACCGAAGACAAATACGGCATTCAAAATATAGTCAACAATTTGGAAAACGACCATCAAATTTTGAAATTTTATGTAGGCACAGAAGATATTTTTCAAGTATTGATCGAAAATGAGAAAATAGAATTGCTGAAACTGGGAAAAACCAATGCTATAAAAAAATTAACGGCTGATTTTATCGGGAAAATTAAAACGCCTCTGGAGTTTCCGAAAAATTCCGAAGCACTCAAAAAAATCCTTCTTCCGAAGATATCCGCCAAAAAGATCATCTTGATTTCCGACGACTTCCTGAATTATCTGCCTTTTGAATCTTT from Chryseobacterium suipulveris includes:
- a CDS encoding CHAT domain-containing protein; amino-acid sequence: MDSYKIPEDNLLQKAKFYYYKATALNQCEDYKAAEKILQNLLKNHKNLLIKNRKLLGKTYFQLAYSASGNYNQKHEIYYTQKALEVMEKSPNLFEKAEIISTYNDLFYYQNNYNDHNGLDRTERKFREMVKKIPATDKNFPHARRVFRKMQIIIALMNKKPDEAIAMLNIFLKETASATEEDQNYINSCYSEIAGFYYNEQDFLKCINASERSASYALKTNYPHYRMIAFSKIAASYLKLGKYEKALMYINSSLDLIKQKKDFNSSIYSLNTMKALAFAGLGEYQKAAILVEKNITEIILKKTGKQTRIEDLDFREFNDLNSNYFINIFATSGHIFLNKYKKEYNKSDLQKAENLFLISSEMFQEFYLKGEFNPLLHSLHTKIAEGLLNIAFEKYPNNQGKTTEIIGLIERNSSKHLYKEFIRKRNIPDDVSASFRILTEDKYGIQNIVNNLENDHQILKFYVGTEDIFQVLIENEKIELLKLGKTNAIKKLTADFIGKIKTPLEFPKNSEALKKILLPKISAKKIILISDDFLNYLPFESLQKNGKYLSENFDLSYHYSLALWQMKYSERRKTYSKISVFTPFYQAGSSFNGFETPSLKFSKKEAQEILTRYSGKLFSGKDANKTNFYKQAKTSNILHLSMHSILDENNFRRSCLLFQDNVPLYFEELYNENIPAEMVVLGACNTGNGYLKNGEGIMSISHAFMFAGSKSNVFSLWEIPDRETSELMGYFYKFLKKGQQKDEALANAKREFIKNNPLKVHPYFWAGFIVNGNTDPISGNGYQWVLWTFSGIVFIVLLGLMVNRKIRKT
- a CDS encoding glycoside hydrolase family 10 protein, translating into MNIRKLTLTIFSGILIASCASQKSQEPSKKSQEPRVATKPVVKPTSENAQTKKLVLPEVNREFRAAWIATVANINWPSKNNLSTEQQKAEAVRILDMLQKANFNAVIFQARPSADALYKSDLEPWSYFLTGSIGKSPSPYYDPLEFWISEAHKRGMELHVWLNPYRAHHTTGGAVTSESMASKMREQTYRLRNGMYWMDPSDQKTQDHVSNVIKDIVKRYDIDAIHIDDYFYPYKEYNGGADFPDSKTWNSYKNSGGQLSRADWRRANVNKFIKRIHDEIKKEKSYVRFGISPFGIWKPGFPAGITGSSQYDELYADAKLWLNEGWCDYYSPQLYWKEGGPQSFSSLLKWWKDENIKNIHLWPGLNTVGVKVSDKPSEIMGQMNTIRRTLPKNTAGEIHYSIDGLTKNPAMLNAVKNLYREKALVPASTWIKTEPVLQPELTARKSGNNAEIHWLSRNPQQPKHFILYSKYGNRWETEILNGDEHSLKLPLVKSGVHLTDLALKAVDRLGNESDYVAVEIH
- a CDS encoding class I SAM-dependent methyltransferase, which encodes MTDLPGKAIYDFHFNKSKKKLFIHDTFGPKVEMPVSYYFRSFAKMPELEKIALENWRGKILDIGAAAGSHALELQKKGSDVAALEISPSACEVIKDRGVENVINEDYFKFSGEKFDTLLLLMNGVGISSTLDGFRRFLKKSESLLSDGGQIIFDSCDVDYMYEDGARQFNEYYGEINFRYEYGGELTDWFTWLYMDQETMIRIANESGFDCEILFEDENSQYLAKLSRKS